A section of the Desulfurispora thermophila DSM 16022 genome encodes:
- the pcrA gene encoding DNA helicase PcrA — MNLLANLNPAQAAAVCHTDGPLLVLAGAGSGKTRVLTTRIAYLIKEHGVKPWHILAITFTNKAAQEMKERVAAMVPESVQDLWVMTFHAACLRILRRQATFAGYREGFVIYDQADQQTVLKDCLKELNLDEKRYPPRTVAAIISNAKNRLQDAPAFAEQAGDYFTRVVGTVYERYQDKLQRNNALDFDDLLMVTVRLFQQQPEVLAYYRQRFRYILVDEYQDTNHAQYVLVNLLAQEHRNLCVVGDPDQSIYNFRGADIQNILSFEKDYPEARVIKLEQNYRSTQTILEAANQVITHNIDRKEKKLWTTADRGDPVVVYVGDNERDEAEYVVNRIERLKYLKGLSYRHMAILYRTHAMSRVLEEALVRRGIPYTMVGGLKFYERKEIKDLMAYLRLLVNPADWLALARIINVPRRGIGEASLQKIVQYGQENQLDALHVLLQAGQIAGLGGKIKNACRTLGETLVALAAQLDQPGSVTRITRQVLEDTGYLNELELENTVEARTRLENLQEFLTVTRQYDTENPQGNLSDFLAGISLVADVDRYDQEQDSVVLMTLHSAKGLEFPVVFLVGMEEGIFPHFKALDNGQEMQEERRLAYVGITRAQQKLYLTRCWQRTLYGLTKINKPSRFLQEIPPRLLVEQDPLDAPVKAGTGRQVEKPVRRGEPVGGPVPGQARSLSGGAVGVPAPALQAGDAVRHKKWGVGKVILVKGRGEKLEYQVEFPGLGVKNLLAIYAPLEKL, encoded by the coding sequence ATGAACCTGCTGGCCAATCTCAACCCCGCCCAGGCCGCGGCAGTATGCCACACCGACGGCCCGCTTTTGGTGCTGGCCGGGGCGGGCAGTGGCAAGACCAGAGTTTTAACCACCCGGATTGCTTATTTAATTAAAGAGCACGGGGTCAAACCCTGGCATATTCTGGCCATAACATTCACCAACAAAGCGGCTCAGGAAATGAAGGAACGGGTGGCGGCCATGGTACCGGAAAGCGTGCAGGACCTGTGGGTGATGACCTTCCATGCCGCCTGCCTGCGTATTTTACGCCGCCAGGCTACCTTTGCCGGTTACCGGGAAGGCTTTGTCATTTACGATCAGGCCGACCAGCAAACCGTGCTCAAGGATTGTTTAAAAGAGCTCAACCTGGATGAAAAACGCTACCCGCCCCGCACGGTGGCGGCCATTATCTCCAATGCCAAAAACCGTTTACAGGACGCCCCGGCCTTCGCCGAGCAGGCGGGGGACTATTTTACCCGCGTTGTGGGCACAGTTTATGAGAGATACCAGGATAAGCTGCAGCGCAACAACGCCCTGGATTTTGACGATCTGCTCATGGTCACGGTGCGGCTTTTTCAGCAGCAGCCGGAAGTACTGGCCTATTACCGGCAGCGTTTCCGCTACATTCTGGTGGACGAGTACCAGGATACCAACCACGCCCAGTATGTGCTGGTAAATCTGCTGGCCCAGGAACACCGCAACCTGTGTGTGGTGGGTGATCCCGACCAGAGCATTTACAATTTCCGCGGTGCCGACATCCAGAACATCCTCAGCTTTGAAAAGGATTATCCCGAGGCCAGAGTGATCAAGCTGGAGCAAAACTATCGCTCCACACAGACCATCCTGGAAGCGGCCAATCAGGTAATCACCCACAATATTGACCGCAAGGAGAAAAAACTCTGGACCACGGCCGACCGGGGCGACCCCGTGGTGGTTTATGTGGGTGATAATGAACGGGACGAGGCCGAATATGTGGTCAATCGCATTGAGCGGCTCAAGTATCTAAAAGGTCTGTCCTACCGCCACATGGCCATTCTTTACCGCACCCACGCCATGTCCCGCGTGCTGGAGGAAGCCCTGGTGCGCAGGGGCATCCCCTACACCATGGTGGGGGGTCTCAAATTCTACGAGCGCAAAGAGATCAAAGATCTGATGGCCTACCTGCGCCTGCTGGTCAACCCGGCCGACTGGCTGGCCCTGGCCCGCATTATCAATGTGCCGCGGCGGGGGATTGGTGAGGCCTCGCTGCAAAAAATTGTCCAGTACGGACAGGAAAATCAGCTGGATGCCCTGCACGTGCTGCTGCAGGCCGGGCAGATCGCCGGGCTGGGCGGCAAGATTAAAAACGCCTGCCGGACGCTGGGCGAAACGCTGGTCGCTCTGGCCGCGCAGTTGGACCAGCCGGGTTCGGTTACCCGGATCACCCGGCAGGTGCTGGAGGATACAGGCTACCTGAACGAGCTGGAGCTGGAAAACACTGTGGAAGCGCGCACCCGCCTGGAAAACCTGCAGGAATTTTTAACCGTCACCCGGCAGTACGATACCGAAAACCCCCAGGGAAATTTGAGCGACTTTCTGGCCGGTATTTCGCTGGTGGCCGATGTGGACAGGTACGACCAGGAGCAGGACAGTGTGGTGCTGATGACGCTGCACAGCGCCAAGGGTCTGGAGTTCCCGGTGGTCTTTCTCGTGGGGATGGAGGAAGGCATATTCCCGCATTTCAAGGCCCTGGACAATGGGCAGGAAATGCAGGAGGAGCGCCGTCTGGCCTATGTGGGCATCACCCGGGCGCAGCAAAAACTTTACCTGACCCGCTGCTGGCAGCGCACCCTGTACGGTCTGACCAAGATAAACAAGCCCTCCCGCTTTTTACAGGAAATCCCGCCCAGATTGCTGGTGGAGCAGGACCCTCTGGACGCACCGGTAAAAGCCGGGACGGGACGCCAGGTGGAAAAGCCTGTCCGGCGGGGTGAGCCAGTTGGCGGACCTGTGCCGGGCCAGGCCCGCTCGCTGTCTGGCGGGGCAGTTGGCGTACCTGCTCCGGCTCTGCAGGCCGGTGATGCGGTAAGGCATAAAAAATGGGGCGTGGGAAAGGTTATACTGGTTAAAGGACGGGGCGAAAAGCTGGAGTACCAGGTGGAGTTTCCCGGCCTGGGCGTGAAAAACCTGCTGGCCATCTATGCGCCTCTGGAAAAACTTTAA
- a CDS encoding lipid II flippase Amj family protein, producing the protein MERLLLVAGLTALIHLINTVIYAVRVAGVRTGRPATAMSIFNVVFLLSSTANMIQGPLMATIVEGTILAAGTLAAREQALAGLAQHIRLVLAAATLGTLLGFLGQRAFAHFFAAGVALFEQVGGSVPRLVCLLLCRPRWAGQLARRHALPYPPAVRPHDPPGRLPRGFLALNVLVTGIFTTGVLSALYAGALYPDYRASATMLASLVNGIAQVLFATVVDPTAARLTDHALQGQRPFADVQRMAFHLAATRLAGTVLAQFIFLPAAYLIRFVAVLIT; encoded by the coding sequence ATGGAACGCTTATTGCTGGTGGCCGGGCTGACCGCGCTGATCCACCTGATCAACACGGTGATCTACGCCGTGCGGGTGGCCGGTGTGCGCACCGGCCGACCGGCCACGGCCATGTCCATTTTCAATGTGGTATTCTTATTATCCAGCACGGCCAATATGATCCAGGGTCCGCTCATGGCTACCATTGTGGAAGGCACAATCCTGGCCGCCGGAACGCTGGCGGCACGGGAGCAGGCCCTGGCCGGGCTGGCGCAGCACATTCGGCTGGTGCTGGCCGCAGCCACCCTGGGCACACTGCTGGGCTTTCTGGGCCAGCGCGCTTTTGCCCATTTTTTTGCCGCCGGTGTGGCCCTCTTTGAACAGGTGGGCGGTTCGGTACCCCGCCTGGTCTGTCTGTTGCTGTGCAGACCCCGGTGGGCGGGGCAGTTGGCCCGCCGCCATGCCCTGCCTTACCCGCCGGCCGTGCGGCCCCACGATCCACCAGGCCGGCTACCCCGGGGTTTTTTGGCCCTCAACGTGCTGGTCACGGGCATTTTCACCACCGGCGTGCTTTCGGCCCTGTATGCCGGGGCGCTTTATCCCGATTACCGGGCTTCTGCCACCATGCTGGCCTCGCTGGTCAACGGCATAGCCCAGGTGCTCTTTGCCACGGTGGTGGACCCCACGGCGGCCCGCCTCACCGACCATGCCCTGCAGGGGCAGCGCCCCTTTGCCGATGTGCAGCGCATGGCCTTTCATCTGGCCGCCACCCGGCTGGCCGGCACCGTGCTGGCCCAGTTCATTTTCCTGCCCGCGGCCTATCTCATCCGTTTCGTGGCCGTGCTCATTACGTGA